A part of Bacteroidales bacterium genomic DNA contains:
- a CDS encoding trypsin-like peptidase domain-containing protein, translated as MRSFPIISLIIVIGFGCHSKSEVEKEPWMNEPVGQWPDFRYWKFYPRNDPDRSVGVKKLINRDSHEPIGQFNTLKNRDWIIFEIIENLDSLYPLKIRYAPVRKGEVVYAVGWGDSQKNNDHPARMKFQCQQERGNYFYARLLTTGVKPDGRSGSPVIDKNGYLVGLTSGAEGKLTVIGSTLYLKKLLDRYGVDYSMPGG; from the coding sequence ATGAGATCTTTTCCGATTATTTCCCTTATTATTGTTATAGGATTTGGGTGTCACAGCAAATCTGAGGTGGAAAAGGAGCCCTGGATGAACGAGCCTGTGGGGCAATGGCCGGATTTCAGGTACTGGAAGTTTTATCCCAGGAATGATCCGGATCGCTCGGTGGGGGTGAAGAAGCTGATCAACCGCGACAGCCATGAACCGATCGGTCAGTTCAATACCCTGAAGAACCGGGACTGGATCATTTTTGAGATAATAGAAAATCTGGACTCCCTGTACCCTTTGAAAATTAGATATGCTCCGGTGCGAAAGGGCGAGGTAGTCTATGCCGTGGGATGGGGTGACTCACAGAAGAACAATGATCATCCTGCCCGGATGAAGTTTCAGTGCCAGCAGGAGCGGGGAAACTATTTTTATGCCCGGCTCCTGACAACCGGTGTGAAACCCGATGGCCGAAGTGGTTCGCCGGTGATCGACAAGAACGGGTACCTGGTGGGCCTTACTTCAGGAGCAGAGGGGAAGCTTACTGTGATTGGCAGTACCCTTTATCTGAAGAAATTATTGGACCGCTATGGAGTGGATTACAGCATGCCCGGAGGGTAA